A window of the Drosophila simulans strain w501 chromosome 2L, Prin_Dsim_3.1, whole genome shotgun sequence genome harbors these coding sequences:
- the LOC6732573 gene encoding mitochondrial pyruvate carrier 3, whose translation MSKGTGPLSKLYNVTISTIDKFVPGAVQPLWQSPAGPRTVFFWAPAFKWSLVLAGLSDTLSRPPANISLNQCGSLAVTGLIWSRYSVVITPKNYNLLAVNIAVFIIQGYLMVKHLRWRSENSRNAVFNHSHYPIKSEDDW comes from the exons ATGTCTAAAGGCACTGGACCTTTGTCTAAGTTGTACAATGTTACCATCAGTACTATTGATAAATTTGTTCCAGGTGCAGTTCAGCCACTTTGGCAATCCCCAGCTG GACCCCGCACTGTGTTTTTTTGGGCGCCAGCGTTTAAATGG tccTTGGTGCTGGCTGGGCTGAGCGATACGCTAAGTCGTCCTCCTGCCAATATATCGCTGAATCAGTGCGGATCCTTGGCAGTCACGGGCTTGATTTGGTCTCGCTACTCAGTGGTTATCACACCCAAGAACTACAATCTTCTGGCCGTCAACATAGCCGTCTTCATAATCCAGGGTTATCTAATGGTCAAGCACCTGAGGTGGCGCAGCGAGAATTCTCGGAATGCCGTGTTCAATCATTCGCACTACCCAATCAAATCGGAGGATGATTGGTAG
- the LOC6732578 gene encoding uncharacterized protein LOC6732578 isoform X1 translates to MLLLGICFICSVNPLVLNAFPVESQANSKDLGVLNARLTDPADYPDLTNGLTDAEVQETLKDLTLDDLNSLNKLLDERLGRDEDVDDDASLTAHGGQAMANIRKQDFQSMDVGLDDSCRDEDDSDETKPNLCTKRPTCPTTKRCSRKSTCAPKTTRMCSTKSAYDNCKPKSGGFVDDDLSSETTKSPKPKNKKCKKPKDDFECEADDFLCQASRRSRGKESRDTLLDEEYIPGQELTGNAQLGDELTSAFNDQGEPLNDAQIELSNSEFDNSLGLENQASLKQVQPFDFGRDSKINTEQKHQTNLKNEYRRQNPLEYPVNLKHEPSGQLKEEDQANLDQNYNAKIKREQSTDLELRSQSTLDQEDELNLNKEYQPNLDLTNLGNFGQEHQANFDSEYQNNFQKDHLNNWEKEHLANFDAGQSASLHQGEQQFNRNQKAPNVEGVDRAENEPIANEADPLDLYDRHQSSRTSHRKREQTEKQFVEQMHNEDDNKQASIKDEPMPLNSKLPKQEHFFDSESFIANNARDPPRYLIQMQDDYIQSENERGERRLLEDRRESEALNMDKLTEEEPRTMEEFHLDSEYRRKKRENKNTNDSPENSKETYIKMLMDSFPRDQGGRINAHAALRQSNLAHLRIKRS, encoded by the exons atgttactGCTTGGGATCTGCTTTATTTGCAGTGTCAACCCATTAGTGCTAAATGCATTTCCTGTG GAATCCCAGGCCAATTCCAAGGATCTAGGTGTCCTGAATGCTCGCTTGACCGATCCTGCTGACTATCCCGACCTCACAAATGGTCTTACCGATGCGGAGGTACAGGAGACCCTCAAGGATCTAACCCTGGATGATCTTAATTCCTTGAACAAGCTACTTGATGAGCGCCTTGGTCGAGATGAAGATGTCGACGATGACG CGAGCCTAACAGCCCATGGTGGACAAGCGATGGCCAATATACGCAAGCAGGACTTTCAGTCTATGGATGTAGGTCTCGATGATAGCTGCCGGGATGAGGACGATTCCGATGAAACGAAGCCTAATTTGTGCACCAAGAGACCCACTTGCCCGACCACGAAGCGTTGCTCAAGGAAAAGCACTTGTGCGCCGAAAACCACTCGAATGTGCTCAACTAAAAGTGCTTACGACAATTGCAAGCCAAAATCAGGTGGCTTTGTGGACGACGATCTTTCAAGCGAAACTACCAAATCTCCGAAGCCAAAGAACAAAAAGTGCAAGAAACCTAAAGATGACTTCGAATGCGAGGCAGATGACTTTCTGTGCCAGGCCAGCAGGCGATCAAGAGGCAAGGAAAGTAGAGACACACTTCTGGATGAAGAATATATTCCAGGGCAGGAGTTGACTGGAAATGCGCAACTGGGTGATGAGCTCACATCAGCATTCAATGATCAAGGTGAACCATTGAATGATGCACAAATAGAGCTATCAAACTCCGAGTTTGACAACAGCTTAGGGCTAGAAAATCAAGCCAGTTTAAAGCAAGTTCAGCCTTTTGACTTTGGAAGGGATAGCAAGATTAATACAGAGCAGAAACatcaaactaatttaaaaaacgAGTATAGACGTCAAAATCCTTTGGAATACCCCGTGAACTTGAAGCACGAACCTTCAGGCCAATTGAAAGAAGAAGATCAGGCGAACTTGGATCAGAACTATAATGCTAAGATTAAGCGAGAACAATCTACTGACTTAGAGCTAAGAAGCCAGTCCACTTTGGATCAAGAAGATGAGCTTAATCTAAACAAGGAATATCAGCCAAACTTAGATTTGACCAATCTGGGTAATTTCGGGCAGGAGCATCAGGCTAATTTCGATTCAGAATATCAGAACAACTTTCAAAAAGATCATTTAAACAACTGGGAGAAAGAACATCTGGCAAACTTCGATGCTGGACAATCAGCTAGTTTGCATCAAGGTGAACAGCAGTTCAATCGGAATCAGAAGGCACCTAATGTAGAGGGAGTCGACAGAGCTGAAAACGAACCGATAGCGAATGAAGCAGATCCACTTGATCTTTACGATCGCCATCAGTCCTCCAGGACGTCACATCGTAAGAGAGAACAAACAGAGAAGCAATTTGTGGAGCAGATGCACAATGAAGATGATAATAAACAAGCGAGTATAAAGGATGAGCCGATGCCACTGAACTCTAAACTGCCTAAGCAGGAACATTTTTTCGATAGCGAAAG TTTTATTGCCAATAATGCTCGGGATCCACCTCGTTATTTGATTCAAATGCAAGACGACTACATACAAAGTGAAAATGAACGTGGCGAACGTCGATTGCTCGAGGATCGAAGGGAAAGCGAGGCGTTAAACATGGACAAACTCACGGAGGAGGAGCCCAGAACAATGGAGGAATTCCATTTGGATTCCGAGTACAGGAGGAAAAAGCGCGAGAATAAGAACACTAATGACTCCCCCGAG AACTCCAAAGAAACGTATATAAAGATGCTGATGGACTCTTTTCCGCGGGATCAGGGTGGCCGGATCAACGCCCATGCGGCATTGAGGCAGTCCAATCTCGCCCATTTGCGCATCAAGCGAAGTTga
- the LOC6732576 gene encoding electron transfer flavoprotein regulatory factor 1 encodes MSQLRSKVISLYKHLQYLGREYPGLNGPQKFRKQIHDAFMNHKDEQDPKKIVALLAQGRYLAKEVEALYSLKKYRSVKQRYSYND; translated from the exons ATGTCACAGCTGCGCTCGAAAGTCATTAGCCTCTACAAGCAC TTGCAGTATTTGGGCCGCGAATATCCCGGCCTGAACGGGCCGCAGAAGTTCAGGAAGCAGATCCACGATGCCTTCATGAACCACAAGGACGAGCAGGATCCCAAGAAGATCGTCGCCCTGCTGGCCCAAGGACGCTACTTGGCCAAGGAGGTGGAGGCCCTGTACTCCCTAAAGAAGTACCGTAGTGTCAAGCAGCGCTATAGCTACAATGACTAA
- the LOC6732579 gene encoding nucleolar protein 12 isoform X2 yields MKTPKAKESEKAELKPIKKEPGVVEDGKVTKKSKAKPKKKTVKVPKDEVKAAIQESPKKLSAKDLAKIEKKKAKKQAQKLKKQQNKLTPKEVKTEPEAPVKVEGKAIKKEKVEKEPTTTAPKEKPKGKVSKKAKANANNKDEGVKRIRNPEEEASTVFVGNLPINTKRVQLVKLFQPYGLVQSIRLRTAGGKQLFKHKQRKVAGSLNAYVVLQNPEIAQQALSLNGTEFKENHLRVTPASMAEKFSQGKDQQPSDKDAKRTIFVGSLKYSATEEQLREIFSSCGEIDYIRCLQDGDKGCKGVAYVCFQKPDAVGLALELNQTLLDDRPINVERYQVKKLGAKQVRDAAAASTASKTSSKTKAKNQNSAGAKKRLDKKKGKENGNVKKEGAPTGQKKKSEYRGVKVDGIKKAKKPKKKSNDLQTALAKKIAPKQKS; encoded by the exons atgaaaacaccaAAAGCCAAAGAATCAGAAAAGGCTGAATTAAAGCCGATTAAAAAAGAGCCCGGCGTCGTGGAGGATGGTAAAGTGACCAAGAAATCAAAGGCgaagcccaaaaaaaagacGGTTAAAGTTCCAAAAGATGAAGTAAAGGCTGCTATCCAGGAAAGTCCCAAAAAATTGTCCGCCAAAGACCTGGCCAAGATCGAAaagaagaaggccaagaagcaggcacagaagctgaagaagcaacaaaacaaactgacGCCCAAGGAGGTTAAGACGGAACCAGAAGCGCCGGTTAAGGTTGAAGGTAAGGCcatcaaaaaggaaaaagtggAGAAGGAACCAACGACGACTGCTCcaaaggaaaaaccaaaaggaaaagtgtctaagaaagccaaagccaatgCCAATAACAAGGATGAAG GAGTTAAGCGGATCCGGAATCCTGAAGAAGAGGCGTCCACCGTTTTCGTAGGTAATCTGCCCATCAACACCAAACGTGTCCAGCTGGTGAAATTGTTCCAGCCCTATGGATTGGTTCAATCCATCCGGCTGCGCACCGCCGGGGGCAAGCAGCTTTTCAAGCACAAACAGCGCAAGGTAGCCGGCTCCCTGAACGCCTACGTGGTGCTCCAGAATCCCGAGATTGCCCAGCAAGCGCTTTCTCTTAATGGCACAGAGTTTAAGGAAAATCACCTGCGGGTGACTCCCGCGTCTATGGCGGAGAAGTTCAGCCAGGGAAAGGATCAGCAGCCCAGTGACAAGGATGCCAAGCGAACCATTTTCGTTGGCAGCCTAAAGTACT CGGCCACCGAGGAGCAGCTGCGAGAGATCTTCTCCAGTTGTGGCGAAATAGACTACATACGTTGCCTGCAGGATGGCGACAAGGGCTGCAAAGGAGTAGCATACGTCTGTTTCCAGAAGCCCGATGCTGTGGGACTAGCTCTTGAACTGAATCAGACGCTTCTGGATGATAGGCCAATCAACGTGGAGCGCTATCAAGTCAAGAAACTGGGCGCCAAGCAAGTGCGCGAtgctgccgccgcctccacTGCTTCGAAGACGTCCTCAAAGACCAAAGCTAAGAACCAGAATTCGGCgggcgcaaaaaaaaggcTAGacaagaagaagggcaaaGAGAACGGTAATGTGAAAAAAGAAGGAGCACCTACTGGTCAAAAGAAGAAGTCTGAGTACCGGGGCGTCAAAGTCGACGGCATCAAGAAGGCTAAGAAGcctaaaaagaaaagcaatgACCTACAAACGGCTCTTGCCAAGAAAATAGCGCCCAAGCAAAAGAGTTAA
- the LOC6732579 gene encoding nucleolar protein 12 isoform X1 → MKTPKAKESEKAELKPIKKEPGVVEDGKVTKKSKAKPKKKTVKVPKDEVKAAIQESPKKLSAKDLAKIEKKKAKKQAQKLKKQQNKLTPKEVKTEPEAPVKVEGKAIKKEKVEKEPTTTAPKEKPKGKVSKKAKANANNKDEEGVKRIRNPEEEASTVFVGNLPINTKRVQLVKLFQPYGLVQSIRLRTAGGKQLFKHKQRKVAGSLNAYVVLQNPEIAQQALSLNGTEFKENHLRVTPASMAEKFSQGKDQQPSDKDAKRTIFVGSLKYSATEEQLREIFSSCGEIDYIRCLQDGDKGCKGVAYVCFQKPDAVGLALELNQTLLDDRPINVERYQVKKLGAKQVRDAAAASTASKTSSKTKAKNQNSAGAKKRLDKKKGKENGNVKKEGAPTGQKKKSEYRGVKVDGIKKAKKPKKKSNDLQTALAKKIAPKQKS, encoded by the exons atgaaaacaccaAAAGCCAAAGAATCAGAAAAGGCTGAATTAAAGCCGATTAAAAAAGAGCCCGGCGTCGTGGAGGATGGTAAAGTGACCAAGAAATCAAAGGCgaagcccaaaaaaaagacGGTTAAAGTTCCAAAAGATGAAGTAAAGGCTGCTATCCAGGAAAGTCCCAAAAAATTGTCCGCCAAAGACCTGGCCAAGATCGAAaagaagaaggccaagaagcaggcacagaagctgaagaagcaacaaaacaaactgacGCCCAAGGAGGTTAAGACGGAACCAGAAGCGCCGGTTAAGGTTGAAGGTAAGGCcatcaaaaaggaaaaagtggAGAAGGAACCAACGACGACTGCTCcaaaggaaaaaccaaaaggaaaagtgtctaagaaagccaaagccaatgCCAATAACAAGGATGAAG AAGGAGTTAAGCGGATCCGGAATCCTGAAGAAGAGGCGTCCACCGTTTTCGTAGGTAATCTGCCCATCAACACCAAACGTGTCCAGCTGGTGAAATTGTTCCAGCCCTATGGATTGGTTCAATCCATCCGGCTGCGCACCGCCGGGGGCAAGCAGCTTTTCAAGCACAAACAGCGCAAGGTAGCCGGCTCCCTGAACGCCTACGTGGTGCTCCAGAATCCCGAGATTGCCCAGCAAGCGCTTTCTCTTAATGGCACAGAGTTTAAGGAAAATCACCTGCGGGTGACTCCCGCGTCTATGGCGGAGAAGTTCAGCCAGGGAAAGGATCAGCAGCCCAGTGACAAGGATGCCAAGCGAACCATTTTCGTTGGCAGCCTAAAGTACT CGGCCACCGAGGAGCAGCTGCGAGAGATCTTCTCCAGTTGTGGCGAAATAGACTACATACGTTGCCTGCAGGATGGCGACAAGGGCTGCAAAGGAGTAGCATACGTCTGTTTCCAGAAGCCCGATGCTGTGGGACTAGCTCTTGAACTGAATCAGACGCTTCTGGATGATAGGCCAATCAACGTGGAGCGCTATCAAGTCAAGAAACTGGGCGCCAAGCAAGTGCGCGAtgctgccgccgcctccacTGCTTCGAAGACGTCCTCAAAGACCAAAGCTAAGAACCAGAATTCGGCgggcgcaaaaaaaaggcTAGacaagaagaagggcaaaGAGAACGGTAATGTGAAAAAAGAAGGAGCACCTACTGGTCAAAAGAAGAAGTCTGAGTACCGGGGCGTCAAAGTCGACGGCATCAAGAAGGCTAAGAAGcctaaaaagaaaagcaatgACCTACAAACGGCTCTTGCCAAGAAAATAGCGCCCAAGCAAAAGAGTTAA
- the LOC27206560 gene encoding carbohydrate sulfotransferase 13 gives MDQLVWLSFCISIGFSLLGNFSTGLPFEDGNNNNVKITRRSLELTQTINIQRQEFMQRQCELLGDHTQTLEDLSELQMDHMIVDKEHKLLYCYVPKVACTNWKRVLMMLTNKWHNGTDPLQIPGSLAHSVGMFTKLYDLSEAEQQQVLSDEYTRFILVRHPLERLLSAYRNKLEGDSPSARYFQSRVGRQIVKELRPGASNNSLERGDDVSFGEFIEYLVTPELSRANQSDYNEHWEVIAKLCNPCVMKYNVVGKYDTLLDDSALALYLAGADNLTFPTGHKPSSTRANLRNYFDPLPIGAIRKLYDIYEDDFRLFDYALDEVLGFEFG, from the exons ATGGATCAACTGGTTTGGCTTtcgttttgcatttcaatCGGCTTTTCGCTCCTGGGAAATTTCTCCACTGGCCTTCCGTTTGAGGatggcaataataacaacgtTAAAATAACCCGCCGGAGCTTGGAGCTCACGCAAACCATTAATATACAACGCCAGGAGTTCATGCAGCGCCAATGCGAGCTGCTCGGCGACCACACACAAACTTTGGAGGATCTCAGCGAGCTGCAGATGGACCACATGATCGTGGACAAAGAGCACAAACTGCTCTACTGCTATGTGCCCAAG GTTGCCTGCACAAACTGGAAGCGTGTGCTAATGATGCTCACAAACAAGTGGCACAACGGAACCGATCCCCTCCAGATTCCCGGATCCCTGGCGCACTCCGTGGGCATGTTCACCAAACTCTACGATCTGTCCGAAGCGGAACAGCAACAGGTTCTCAGCGACGAGTATACGCGATTTATCCTGGTGCGGCATCCGCTCGAGCGTCTTCTCTCCGCCTATCGGAATAAGTTGGAGGGTGATTCCCCCAGTGCCCGCTACTTCCAGTCGCGCGTGGGCCGCCAAATCGTGAAGGAGCTGCGCCCGGGAGCCAGCAACAATTCGTTGGAACGCGGCGATGACGTCAGCTTTGGGGAGTTCATCGAATATCTGGTCACCCCGGAGCTGAGCCGAGCCAATCAGTCGGACTACAACGAGCACTGGGAGGTTATAGCCAAGCTGTGCAATCCCTGTGTAATGAAGTACAACGTAGTGG GCAAATACGACACTCTCTTGGATGACTCAGCGCTGGCTCTCTACCTGGCTGGAGCCGACAATCTAACATTCCCCACTGGCCACAAACCGTCGAGCACTCGAGCCAATCTGCGCAACTACTTCGATCCCCTGCCCATCGGTGCCATACGCAAGTTGTACGATATTTATGAGGACGACTTCCGACTCTTTGACTACGCACTGGACGAGGTGCTCGGCTTTGAGTTTGGCTAA
- the LOC27208339 gene encoding uncharacterized protein LOC27208339 — protein sequence MQALRTVIQGLSTRNGQIISHIRRSSGSSSFPELVFFDDLDDTEQEDEQGVMNQCPILHSRHTDLFYMPNCVGPAYQGLISSVDQPYTSNYYMAKENDTNFDSLVAPTEMCVVACPKLLVTYMRRLFQHPYVRFGSSMNFGMIGMRYKDTDPNKAIRSFVHFASFNSREIMDNGYWADFINPLTGRAYFRGAHCIRKQSLEAQLLGRGLNLTFANGCTIIEEEQSDHLTGFIFTDTPCKVLESWYS from the coding sequence ATGCAGGCTTTGCGAACGGTGATTCAAGGCCTCTCGACGCGAAATGGCCAGATTATATCCCACATACGGAGATCCAGTGGGAGCAGCAGCTTTCCCGAGTTGGTCTTTTTCGACGACCTCGACGACACGGAGCAGGAGGATGAGCAGGGAGTGATGAATCAGTGTCCCATCCTTCACAGCCGCCACACTGATCTGTTCTACATGCCAAACTGCGTGGGTCCAGCGTATCAGGGCCTTATTTCTTCGGTGGATCAGCCTTATACCAGCAATTACTATATGGCCAAGGAAAACGATACCAATTTCGACTCTTTGGTAGCACCTACCGAAATGTGTGTGGTGGCTTGCCCCAAGTTGCTGGTGACCTACATGCGTCGCCTGTTCCAGCATCCGTATGTCCGCTTTGGCAGCTCGATGAACTTCGGCATGATTGGAATGCGATACAAGGACACAGATCCTAACAAGGCCATACGCTCTTTCGTTCACTTCGCCAGCTTCAATTCGCGTGAGATCATGGATAATGGTTATTGGGCGGACTTTATTAATCCCCTGACTGGTCGCGCCTACTTCCGGGGCGCCCACTGTATCCGGAAGCAGTCCCTGGAGGCCCAGCTCCTTGGCCGTGGCTTAAACCTAACCTTTGCCAATGGCTGCACCATCATTGAGGAGGAGCAGAGTGACCACTTAACCGGTTTCATATTCACAGACACACCCTGCAAGGTCCTCGAGTCGTGGTATTCGTAG
- the LOC6732578 gene encoding uncharacterized protein LOC6732578 isoform X2 produces MLLLGICFICSVNPLVLNAFPVESQANSKDLGVLNARLTDPADYPDLTNGLTDAEVQETLKDLTLDDLNSLNKLLDERLGRDEDVDDDASLTAHGGQAMANIRKQDFQSMDVGLDDSCRDEDDSDETKPNLCTKRPTCPTTKRCSRKSTCAPKTTRMCSTKSAYDNCKPKSGGFVDDDLSSETTKSPKPKNKKCKKPKDDFECEADDFLCQASRRSRGKESRDTLLDEEYIPGQELTGNAQLGDELTSAFNDQGEPLNDAQIELSNSEFDNSLGLENQASLKQVQPFDFGRDSKINTEQKHQTNLKNEYRRQNPLEYPVNLKHEPSGQLKEEDQANLDQNYNAKIKREQSTDLELRSQSTLDQEDELNLNKEYQPNLDLTNLGNFGQEHQANFDSEYQNNFQKDHLNNWEKEHLANFDAGQSASLHQGEQQFNRNQKAPNVEGVDRAENEPIANEADPLDLYDRHQSSRTSHRKREQTEKQFVEQMHNEDDNKQASIKDEPMPLNSKLPKQEHFFDSESFIANNARDPPRYLIQMQDDYIQSENERGERRLLEDRRESEALNMDKLTEEEPRTMEEFHLDSEYRRKKRENKNTNDSPEKRI; encoded by the exons atgttactGCTTGGGATCTGCTTTATTTGCAGTGTCAACCCATTAGTGCTAAATGCATTTCCTGTG GAATCCCAGGCCAATTCCAAGGATCTAGGTGTCCTGAATGCTCGCTTGACCGATCCTGCTGACTATCCCGACCTCACAAATGGTCTTACCGATGCGGAGGTACAGGAGACCCTCAAGGATCTAACCCTGGATGATCTTAATTCCTTGAACAAGCTACTTGATGAGCGCCTTGGTCGAGATGAAGATGTCGACGATGACG CGAGCCTAACAGCCCATGGTGGACAAGCGATGGCCAATATACGCAAGCAGGACTTTCAGTCTATGGATGTAGGTCTCGATGATAGCTGCCGGGATGAGGACGATTCCGATGAAACGAAGCCTAATTTGTGCACCAAGAGACCCACTTGCCCGACCACGAAGCGTTGCTCAAGGAAAAGCACTTGTGCGCCGAAAACCACTCGAATGTGCTCAACTAAAAGTGCTTACGACAATTGCAAGCCAAAATCAGGTGGCTTTGTGGACGACGATCTTTCAAGCGAAACTACCAAATCTCCGAAGCCAAAGAACAAAAAGTGCAAGAAACCTAAAGATGACTTCGAATGCGAGGCAGATGACTTTCTGTGCCAGGCCAGCAGGCGATCAAGAGGCAAGGAAAGTAGAGACACACTTCTGGATGAAGAATATATTCCAGGGCAGGAGTTGACTGGAAATGCGCAACTGGGTGATGAGCTCACATCAGCATTCAATGATCAAGGTGAACCATTGAATGATGCACAAATAGAGCTATCAAACTCCGAGTTTGACAACAGCTTAGGGCTAGAAAATCAAGCCAGTTTAAAGCAAGTTCAGCCTTTTGACTTTGGAAGGGATAGCAAGATTAATACAGAGCAGAAACatcaaactaatttaaaaaacgAGTATAGACGTCAAAATCCTTTGGAATACCCCGTGAACTTGAAGCACGAACCTTCAGGCCAATTGAAAGAAGAAGATCAGGCGAACTTGGATCAGAACTATAATGCTAAGATTAAGCGAGAACAATCTACTGACTTAGAGCTAAGAAGCCAGTCCACTTTGGATCAAGAAGATGAGCTTAATCTAAACAAGGAATATCAGCCAAACTTAGATTTGACCAATCTGGGTAATTTCGGGCAGGAGCATCAGGCTAATTTCGATTCAGAATATCAGAACAACTTTCAAAAAGATCATTTAAACAACTGGGAGAAAGAACATCTGGCAAACTTCGATGCTGGACAATCAGCTAGTTTGCATCAAGGTGAACAGCAGTTCAATCGGAATCAGAAGGCACCTAATGTAGAGGGAGTCGACAGAGCTGAAAACGAACCGATAGCGAATGAAGCAGATCCACTTGATCTTTACGATCGCCATCAGTCCTCCAGGACGTCACATCGTAAGAGAGAACAAACAGAGAAGCAATTTGTGGAGCAGATGCACAATGAAGATGATAATAAACAAGCGAGTATAAAGGATGAGCCGATGCCACTGAACTCTAAACTGCCTAAGCAGGAACATTTTTTCGATAGCGAAAG TTTTATTGCCAATAATGCTCGGGATCCACCTCGTTATTTGATTCAAATGCAAGACGACTACATACAAAGTGAAAATGAACGTGGCGAACGTCGATTGCTCGAGGATCGAAGGGAAAGCGAGGCGTTAAACATGGACAAACTCACGGAGGAGGAGCCCAGAACAATGGAGGAATTCCATTTGGATTCCGAGTACAGGAGGAAAAAGCGCGAGAATAAGAACACTAATGACTCCCCCGAG AAACGTATATAA
- the LOC6732574 gene encoding uncharacterized protein LOC6732574, translating into MGRHTNRDRSPFRGSQMEPSIRKEKRTERRNVLTYKKLRKMPLNLRKQAVREARNRNEPILGKKKKRKMNPRVVKTARRLRNDFDRAEHKAMLASTSEELRRILQDVETLSDIPHDITNTELRGEIAIAEGRATTIYVQRDGLSTLTVVLHQHEPTIAQLKRAIALISRAQHKRSQRERCEERLRRRGIADDSDERRQPVAVASSTGELVHSAQRNGHDHRAFVSWRFLWRCFGLLNVDTNQPIDDQRCSGRATLKELGIENAATLKFVHRVKYFGRQRQS; encoded by the exons ATGGGTCGCCACACAAATAGAGATCGCTCGCCATTCAGAGGAAGTCAGATGGAACCATCTATACGCAAGGAGAAAAGAACGGAAAGGAGGAATGTGCTAACCTACAAGAAACTGCGGAAAATGCCACTCAATTTACGCAAACAGGCAGTTCGAGAGGCTCGCAATAGAAACGAACCAATTCTcggaaagaaaaagaagcggaaGATGAATCCCCGTGTTGTTAAGACTGCCCGCCGCCTGCGGAACGACTTTGATCGGGCCGAACACAAAGCCATGTTGGCCAGCACTTCCGAGGAACTACGACGCATCCTGCAGGATGTTGAGACTCTCTCTGACATTCCGCACGATATAACAAACACGGAACTGCGAGGGGAG ATAGCCATCGCCGAGGGACGGGCCACAACGATCTATGTGCAGCGAGATGGACTCAGCACCCTCACAGTGGTG CTCCACCAGCACGAGCCCACGATCGCTCAGCTGAAGAGGGCAATTGCTTTGATCTCGCGGGCACAGCACAAGCGCAGCCAACGCGAGCGGTGCGAAGAGCGTCTTCGGCGTCGGGGAATCGCCGACGACTCCGACGAACGACGGCAACCAGTTGCGGTGGCCAGCTCCACCGGCGAGTTAGTTCACTCAGCTCAGCGCAACGGGCATGATCATCGCGCGTTCGTCTCGTGGCGGTTTCTATGGCGCTGTTTTGGACTGCTCAACGTGGACACGAATCAGCCGATCGACGACCAACGCTGCAGCGGCAGGGCTACTTTAAAGGAGCTGGGCATTGAGAACGCAGCCACCCTAAAGTTCGTCCATCGCGTCAAGTATTTCGGTCGCCAGCGACAGAGTTGA